Proteins encoded in a region of the Candidatus Omnitrophota bacterium genome:
- the gpmA gene encoding 2,3-diphosphoglycerate-dependent phosphoglycerate mutase, whose translation MNKVVLLRHGESVWNKEGLFTGWTDVDISENGMHEAHEAARLLKENGFFFDAAFTSLLKRAIRTLWIVLEDMELMWIPVYRSWRLNERHYGALQGLNKKETAAKFGEDQVHAWRRSFDVPPPLLEISDERFPGNDTKYQDLDTALLPRGESLKDTIARVMPCWENVILKKIQEGKHILIVAHGNSLRALIKHLDNIPDDTIAGVNIPTGIPLVYEFDDTAKPVKHYYLGDEEFVKKATEKVASQDKLK comes from the coding sequence ATGAACAAGGTGGTATTGTTACGTCACGGTGAAAGCGTATGGAACAAGGAAGGCCTGTTCACAGGATGGACAGACGTGGACATCTCTGAGAACGGAATGCATGAAGCGCATGAAGCGGCACGGCTGTTAAAAGAGAACGGGTTCTTTTTTGATGCCGCTTTCACTTCCCTGCTGAAAAGGGCCATACGCACTTTGTGGATAGTCCTTGAGGACATGGAACTCATGTGGATCCCGGTATATCGTTCATGGCGTCTCAATGAAAGACATTATGGCGCGCTCCAGGGCTTGAACAAGAAAGAGACCGCGGCCAAGTTCGGCGAGGACCAGGTCCATGCATGGCGACGAAGTTTCGACGTGCCTCCTCCACTCCTGGAGATCTCTGACGAAAGGTTCCCGGGCAATGACACTAAATATCAGGACCTCGATACCGCCCTGCTTCCCAGGGGAGAATCCCTGAAAGATACTATAGCCCGCGTTATGCCCTGCTGGGAGAACGTAATACTTAAAAAGATCCAGGAAGGCAAACATATCCTCATCGTGGCGCACGGGAATAGCCTGAGGGCACTCATCAAACACCTGGACAATATCCCGGATGACACCATCGCCGGAGTGAACATCCCTACGGGCATACCCCTGGTGTACGAGTTCGACGATACGGCAAAACCCGTTAAACACTATTATCTCGGTGACGAGGAATTCGTAAAAAAAGCCACGGAAAAGGTCGCTTCACAGGACAAGCTAAAATAA
- a CDS encoding class I fructose-bisphosphate aldolase, which produces MSIDIRGLLGNEASYLLDHNSVTIPRDMLHLPGPDFVDRIFSASDRSRKVRTSLKRVFGHGRLKGTGYVSILPVDQGIEHSAGASFAPNPVYFDPENIVKLAIDGGCNAVASTLGALGMVSEKYASRIPFIVKLNHNELLTYPNSYDQRLFGHAQQAYNMGAAGVGATIYFGSPESRRQIEEVSIEFMRAHELGMFTVLWCYLRNPAFKKDGVDYHASADLTGQANHIGVTIEADIIKQKQPVNNGGYTAIGFGKTSTIVYEKLSSEHPIDLTRYQVANCYMGRIGLINSGGASGKNDMEQAVKTAVINKRAGGMGLISGRKAFQRPMAEGVKILNAIQDVFMSDEVTVA; this is translated from the coding sequence ATGAGCATCGATATAAGAGGGCTTTTGGGCAATGAAGCTTCATATCTTCTGGACCATAACTCGGTGACAATACCTCGCGACATGTTACACCTTCCCGGACCTGATTTCGTCGACAGGATATTTTCCGCTTCCGACAGGTCCAGGAAGGTGAGGACCAGCCTGAAAAGGGTCTTCGGACACGGGCGGCTTAAGGGCACCGGATATGTTTCCATATTACCCGTCGACCAGGGCATAGAACATTCGGCCGGAGCTTCTTTCGCTCCTAACCCTGTATATTTCGATCCTGAGAACATAGTCAAACTCGCGATCGATGGCGGGTGTAATGCCGTCGCGTCTACCCTGGGGGCCCTGGGCATGGTCTCCGAAAAATACGCCTCCCGTATACCGTTCATAGTTAAACTGAACCATAACGAACTCCTGACCTATCCTAATTCTTATGACCAGAGACTTTTCGGGCATGCCCAGCAGGCTTACAATATGGGTGCCGCGGGCGTCGGCGCCACCATATATTTCGGATCGCCGGAATCACGCCGCCAGATAGAGGAAGTGTCGATCGAGTTCATGCGCGCGCATGAACTCGGCATGTTCACTGTACTATGGTGCTACCTTCGTAATCCGGCGTTCAAAAAGGACGGAGTGGATTACCATGCTTCAGCGGACCTTACTGGACAGGCGAACCACATAGGCGTGACCATCGAAGCCGATATAATAAAACAGAAACAACCCGTGAACAACGGTGGATATACAGCGATAGGGTTCGGCAAGACCAGTACGATAGTATACGAGAAACTTTCCTCGGAGCATCCGATAGACCTGACCAGGTACCAGGTAGCCAACTGTTATATGGGACGCATAGGCCTGATAAATTCCGGAGGCGCGTCGGGCAAGAACGATATGGAGCAAGCCGTCAAGACAGCCGTCATCAACAAGAGGGCCGGCGGCATGGGCCTGATCTCCGGGCGTAAGGCTTTCCAGCGGCCTATGGCGGAAGGCGTAAAGATACTTAACGCCATACAGGACGTATTCATGTCCGATGAGGTAACGGTCGCCTGA
- a CDS encoding carbon starvation protein A translates to MGSLLILFVSLILFVLAYIFYGRFVADRVFRADDRRVPPSVELRDDIDYVPTNKEVLFGHHFASIAGTGPIVGPAIAVIWGWLPALVWIIIGSIFAGAVHDYAALMMSTRNKGVSIGELSRCMLGKRGRILFLLLIFFSLWIVVAIFGMVMAVIFEMYPQSVFPVWIQIPIAVCVGWLAYRRGSNLTVLSVIAVALMYLSIAIGVNMPIHMPSILGIPPLGIWVILLLVYAYVASVLPVWTLLQPRDYINSHQLVIGIALLALGILLARPEIVAPVINVAPKGAPPMLPFIFITIACGAISGFHALVGSGTSSKQVRSERDVKFVGFGGMLTEGFLGVLVLIAVAAGIGMSVRATDGSVLNGVQAWQYHYSSWSAMQGLSAKVTAFVNGAANMMTSLKIPVRYGQAIIGVLVASFTGTTLDTATRIQRYIVSEIAVESKIKILQKRHPATLFVVLLAGLLAFSQGAGSGALVLWPLFGTSNQLLAGLVLLVASVYLVRERSKAWITIVPMFFMMLFSVWAIIINIAEFTRSGKILLAAISLTMLFFSIWMFVEAVKVAGTKKEMT, encoded by the coding sequence ATGGGTTCTCTACTTATTCTATTTGTTTCACTTATTTTATTCGTCCTGGCATATATCTTCTATGGCCGTTTCGTCGCGGACCGTGTATTCAGGGCCGATGACAGAAGGGTCCCCCCCAGCGTGGAGTTACGGGACGATATAGATTATGTGCCTACCAATAAAGAGGTGCTTTTCGGCCACCACTTCGCTTCCATAGCGGGTACCGGGCCCATAGTCGGGCCAGCCATAGCCGTGATATGGGGGTGGCTTCCCGCGCTTGTCTGGATAATCATCGGGTCCATATTCGCGGGTGCCGTCCATGATTACGCTGCGCTCATGATGTCCACGAGGAACAAGGGCGTGTCTATAGGTGAACTTTCCCGGTGTATGCTCGGCAAAAGAGGGCGTATCCTTTTTCTGCTCTTGATCTTTTTCTCATTGTGGATCGTGGTGGCGATATTCGGTATGGTCATGGCCGTTATCTTCGAAATGTACCCTCAGTCGGTATTCCCGGTGTGGATACAGATACCAATAGCCGTATGTGTGGGATGGCTTGCGTACAGGCGGGGGAGCAACCTGACCGTACTATCGGTCATAGCCGTAGCTCTCATGTATCTTTCTATCGCAATAGGCGTGAACATGCCTATTCACATGCCTTCGATACTGGGTATCCCGCCCCTCGGGATATGGGTCATATTGCTTCTTGTGTATGCTTATGTCGCGTCGGTACTCCCGGTCTGGACCCTTCTTCAACCCAGGGATTATATAAATTCGCACCAGCTGGTGATAGGCATCGCGCTTCTGGCCCTCGGGATATTGTTAGCCCGTCCGGAAATAGTAGCGCCGGTGATCAATGTAGCCCCCAAGGGCGCTCCGCCGATGTTGCCCTTTATCTTTATTACGATAGCGTGTGGCGCGATCTCGGGATTCCATGCACTGGTGGGTTCGGGGACCAGCTCAAAACAGGTAAGGAGCGAGAGGGATGTTAAGTTCGTGGGGTTCGGCGGTATGCTTACCGAAGGGTTTCTGGGAGTCCTGGTGCTTATAGCCGTTGCCGCGGGAATTGGCATGAGCGTGCGTGCGACCGATGGTAGCGTGCTTAATGGGGTACAGGCATGGCAATATCATTATTCCAGTTGGTCCGCTATGCAGGGGCTTTCGGCGAAAGTCACGGCTTTTGTGAACGGGGCGGCCAACATGATGACCTCACTAAAGATACCGGTAAGATACGGACAGGCGATCATAGGGGTGCTTGTGGCGTCGTTCACCGGGACTACGCTGGATACCGCGACGCGTATACAACGTTATATCGTTAGCGAAATAGCCGTTGAAAGCAAGATAAAGATACTACAGAAAAGACATCCTGCCACATTGTTCGTTGTGCTCCTGGCGGGGTTGCTGGCCTTTTCTCAGGGCGCGGGTAGTGGCGCCCTTGTGTTATGGCCGCTTTTCGGTACCAGCAATCAACTCCTGGCGGGACTTGTGCTCCTGGTGGCTTCGGTGTATCTGGTCAGGGAAAGGTCGAAAGCGTGGATAACGATCGTGCCCATGTTCTTCATGATGCTGTTCTCCGTATGGGCCATAATCATCAATATAGCGGAGTTTACCCGGTCGGGTAAAATATTGCTGGCGGCGATAAGTTTGACGATGTTGTTCTTTTCCATATGGATGTTCGTTGAAGCCGTGAAAGTGGCGGGAACAAAAAAGGAGATGACATGA
- a CDS encoding glycogen/starch synthase: MPKKAGLFRSAIVCITLLTFLLNSTIYGFTDNINITPPLICGKLAPTEGSADFRNNIYSEGKILGIFFSIAEHYLDPQAREKSVQKALLGYLKTAPDFLREKDIVIDSVVEESGRVEIYFSLSGEKGVAVLCDGRLGEHYARTDSRWQSGDKFAVFVEKDTRPDAADLDNDLKGMYAPSTDPMIEALIQDGKVAEVYLDEDTGVLRATRIKWVKGYVPRITSQELYLGEEIDITQLFTEREAVAIREWMEEHKIRGAPVRFRAVLGDVAIGWNDDKEHTNISHAGTRDGVIYIGSILLKDIFKPENEGVRTELLDNDELLHIYGLGHDADDAYRARMDLVYRTAKRTGAIRSAMAKDDVFSLRDELQRMINAPDMGELLDTISIMNDVILGEPHYPVERSYSVKKAVNLLDKNDQEKLMGILIAPENSEYRDMIIADEILLMLVPADIDRDALMKQLNGLFKKFKDWIDRNWIRKFARELEGRTLWQISPEIWHEAGGLARVMQYHGAGMQELMRGSGARLKHIEPHYQYRISPDQDPRRLDYTNPEQLTHPILGKIEEVDRFKVTVGGKEVDVLVSKGMNDLGIEVYLVRDIQPNGESYYTHSLYNYKNAYSPDKTPYLPTWEEFSVFYSRAALEFVKREEAREMKDKANWKAPILHLNDSQTALVSVYRKIQLEEQLAKAEENPRFEVDRVLREMTVAFTTHTYGNRKSYSRNAQDRYGDKVLDFMGIPQGYRELFEMNFGMDYDMASAGLRSSDWQGAVARAHRDDVVVYDQWVNNPKKESLRRYYSDMGIEFDLRAVSNGDHRGNTMKYFIRYMKELFGDNADIEHPTAEQVYQTKKTAKERLSVSREKDVYTTEGLPGGGDTPLLQEGEAMLRNDQMVVSYSGRLVREKAGRGGNHTNGGNFTLGSGTDSRGAFDNANVKELVMKGVQVVIYGNVQSNNDDSDKLKEDLKKLVREISEMKKRMISEDPGKARTLGRFVFVPRFSLDEQRQLLAATDVQVQDSYPSTEAAGFTEADVSACGGIEVGTLRTDNKVGEGLFQAQGLLMDLNRPGVGNVLTPGASEWNTRTIWKDEKEYVIHDADSSTYLKALLTLHDKYNDDTLKEYQATSVRLSRGLEARLTAAAYLREFSKAISNKRKREARQEAKEKMKKMEQRNKSLFAEVSKPLPEMNDVERVVHEASGLVVNGDVPGAVKTIFSSQGFQVTENRLPIVAGILNNLLEAYSRDNNTVGNSRYFAQMIIEKTRKFSPNGEDSARTSREMQIMTGQFLTVLSWMRRGVLNSEKVRLTVKAGDMAVASDKKRGPSFLEDANLPGGDVRPYNRVEGAPLFYWRGVETISSKLKGNILEELKISGQVFEHGQDKDVMYLMDHGFVSVPQGILEATNAGEISTLHETFFVNDTLPGSVQSTSTGAGHFQGNKLDIKYVTEGHGVQVNVRYASDGRVEDVVLQEIKQGDWTLALPGYVDYVINLGGLRFNDISVVLSDEDAIKFNDKYDGTSLDAMEKVVKEHAKTAPFTGLIPDSVVASGPRLLRTYGGEMNVRWVERDPDIFGGYTLLSFYKGLISLDTLYSKIERLSSDHTEGETSVASMGLEISGDELTFLSGLISDAGDQAYTASPDKGMETFVEDNVGFLSHIFRPGENGYKLIRVPKQQLDTSMNKKEVIEFLNNIQALSGGRAFVELYNTDNITEVSREEYGDLEYKELPDELTNVNGNRTRANTVTIFPVFKGETLSTSGHRDRNWHIGNMSPEDTILSPIGANYDETGVIRSVMLGLRLSEIASNDNYKSEDSEFLSYTLAQYVDLCISQGQDVSKISLTKKDLIEMATSAEIRVIVMSLNRLIQSLPIVPFDVQELKAIYDRTNEILIRA; encoded by the coding sequence ATGCCCAAAAAAGCAGGTCTTTTCCGAAGCGCGATAGTCTGTATCACGCTCCTAACTTTCCTACTCAACTCTACGATATACGGTTTCACGGACAATATAAACATAACTCCTCCGCTTATATGTGGTAAGCTTGCTCCGACCGAAGGGTCAGCTGATTTCCGCAACAATATCTACTCGGAAGGGAAGATACTTGGCATATTCTTTTCCATAGCCGAGCATTATCTTGATCCCCAGGCCAGAGAAAAAAGCGTACAGAAAGCTTTGCTTGGATATCTGAAGACCGCTCCGGATTTCCTGCGGGAAAAGGATATAGTCATAGACTCTGTCGTGGAGGAAAGCGGCAGGGTGGAGATATATTTTTCTCTGTCAGGAGAAAAAGGCGTTGCCGTACTTTGTGACGGCAGGTTGGGGGAACACTATGCCCGTACGGATAGCCGCTGGCAGAGCGGTGATAAGTTCGCGGTATTCGTTGAAAAGGATACCCGTCCGGACGCCGCCGATCTGGACAATGATCTTAAGGGGATGTACGCGCCTTCCACCGATCCCATGATAGAGGCACTTATACAGGATGGTAAGGTGGCTGAGGTATATCTGGATGAAGATACGGGAGTGCTCAGGGCCACAAGGATCAAATGGGTAAAAGGTTATGTGCCCAGGATAACGTCCCAGGAGCTTTACCTCGGAGAAGAAATAGATATAACCCAGCTTTTTACCGAACGTGAGGCGGTCGCCATAAGAGAATGGATGGAAGAGCATAAGATACGCGGGGCGCCGGTACGTTTCAGGGCCGTTCTTGGTGACGTAGCTATAGGATGGAACGACGACAAGGAACACACGAATATCTCCCACGCCGGGACAAGGGACGGGGTCATATATATAGGAAGCATACTGCTTAAGGATATTTTTAAACCGGAGAACGAGGGGGTACGGACCGAGCTTTTGGATAATGATGAGCTTCTACACATATATGGGCTGGGCCATGATGCGGATGACGCATACAGGGCGAGGATGGACCTTGTATACCGTACCGCCAAAAGAACGGGGGCCATCAGGAGCGCGATGGCGAAGGATGATGTTTTTTCCCTCAGGGATGAGCTTCAAAGGATGATAAACGCCCCCGACATGGGCGAACTTCTGGATACGATATCCATAATGAACGATGTGATCTTAGGAGAACCGCATTATCCGGTGGAAAGGAGCTATTCCGTTAAAAAAGCGGTGAACCTGCTCGATAAGAACGACCAGGAAAAGCTGATGGGGATACTTATCGCCCCGGAAAACTCTGAATATCGTGACATGATAATAGCGGATGAGATATTGCTGATGCTGGTGCCGGCTGATATCGACAGGGATGCCCTTATGAAACAGCTTAACGGGCTTTTTAAGAAGTTCAAGGACTGGATAGACCGCAACTGGATAAGGAAATTCGCTAGGGAGCTGGAGGGGAGGACATTGTGGCAGATATCGCCGGAGATATGGCACGAAGCCGGCGGATTGGCCAGGGTCATGCAGTATCACGGCGCTGGTATGCAGGAACTCATGCGCGGGTCCGGCGCGAGGCTTAAACATATCGAACCGCATTACCAGTACCGTATAAGCCCTGATCAGGATCCGCGTAGACTGGATTATACGAACCCGGAGCAGCTGACCCATCCGATCCTGGGTAAGATAGAAGAGGTGGACAGATTCAAGGTGACCGTGGGTGGCAAGGAAGTAGATGTGCTTGTAAGTAAGGGGATGAACGATCTTGGCATAGAAGTGTATCTTGTGAGGGACATACAGCCCAACGGTGAGAGTTATTACACGCATTCATTGTACAACTACAAGAACGCGTACAGCCCCGATAAGACACCGTATCTTCCGACATGGGAAGAATTCTCCGTTTTTTATTCCCGTGCCGCCCTCGAGTTCGTCAAAAGGGAAGAGGCAAGGGAAATGAAGGATAAAGCCAACTGGAAAGCTCCTATACTTCATTTGAACGATTCCCAGACAGCGCTTGTTTCCGTATACAGGAAAATACAACTTGAGGAACAGCTGGCAAAGGCGGAAGAAAACCCGCGTTTCGAGGTGGACCGTGTGCTGAGGGAAATGACGGTCGCGTTCACCACGCATACGTACGGCAACAGGAAGTCATATTCCCGGAACGCCCAGGACAGGTATGGGGACAAGGTGCTGGATTTCATGGGCATACCCCAGGGGTATCGTGAGTTGTTCGAAATGAATTTCGGAATGGATTATGACATGGCTTCGGCCGGGCTGAGGTCCAGCGATTGGCAGGGCGCGGTCGCCCGCGCGCACAGGGACGATGTGGTCGTATATGACCAGTGGGTGAACAACCCGAAGAAAGAGAGCCTGAGAAGATATTACAGCGATATGGGCATAGAGTTCGACCTCAGGGCCGTTTCCAACGGAGACCATAGAGGGAACACCATGAAATATTTCATCAGGTACATGAAGGAGCTTTTTGGCGATAACGCGGATATAGAGCATCCTACGGCGGAACAGGTATACCAGACCAAAAAAACGGCCAAGGAGAGGCTCAGCGTGTCCAGGGAAAAGGATGTCTATACCACCGAGGGTCTGCCGGGCGGCGGGGATACTCCTTTGTTACAGGAGGGTGAGGCGATGCTACGGAACGACCAGATGGTCGTATCGTATTCCGGACGCCTGGTCAGGGAGAAAGCCGGCAGGGGTGGGAATCATACCAACGGTGGTAATTTCACTCTGGGGTCCGGAACGGATTCAAGAGGCGCGTTCGATAACGCGAACGTGAAAGAGCTGGTAATGAAAGGCGTACAGGTGGTCATCTACGGGAACGTGCAATCTAACAACGATGATAGCGATAAACTTAAGGAGGACCTGAAGAAACTTGTGCGTGAGATCTCCGAAATGAAAAAGAGAATGATCTCAGAGGACCCCGGGAAAGCAAGAACATTGGGAAGATTCGTATTTGTTCCCAGGTTCAGCCTTGACGAGCAGAGGCAGCTCCTGGCGGCGACGGACGTGCAGGTACAGGATTCATATCCGTCGACCGAGGCCGCGGGATTTACCGAGGCGGATGTGTCCGCCTGCGGCGGCATAGAGGTCGGGACATTGCGTACGGATAACAAGGTCGGCGAAGGACTTTTCCAGGCCCAGGGATTGCTTATGGACCTTAACCGGCCGGGAGTAGGCAACGTGTTAACACCCGGGGCGTCAGAATGGAACACGCGTACCATATGGAAGGATGAGAAGGAATATGTGATCCATGACGCGGACTCGAGTACGTATCTTAAGGCTTTACTTACTCTGCATGACAAGTATAATGATGATACTTTGAAGGAATACCAGGCGACTTCCGTGCGCCTCAGCCGTGGGCTTGAAGCCAGGCTTACCGCCGCGGCGTATCTTCGTGAATTCAGCAAGGCTATCAGCAACAAAAGAAAACGGGAAGCCAGGCAGGAAGCAAAAGAGAAGATGAAAAAAATGGAACAAAGGAACAAAAGCCTTTTTGCCGAGGTATCCAAACCATTGCCGGAGATGAACGACGTGGAAAGAGTCGTCCACGAAGCCTCTGGCCTTGTGGTGAACGGCGATGTCCCGGGCGCGGTAAAGACCATATTTTCAAGCCAGGGTTTCCAGGTGACCGAGAACAGGTTGCCTATAGTGGCGGGAATACTTAACAACCTCCTTGAAGCGTACTCACGAGACAATAATACTGTCGGCAATTCCAGGTATTTCGCCCAGATGATAATAGAAAAAACGCGGAAATTTTCCCCTAACGGCGAGGATAGCGCGCGTACAAGCCGTGAGATGCAGATAATGACCGGCCAATTCCTTACCGTGCTTTCGTGGATGAGGAGGGGAGTGCTTAACTCTGAGAAGGTCAGGTTGACGGTAAAGGCCGGAGATATGGCCGTAGCCAGCGATAAGAAGCGTGGCCCGAGCTTTCTCGAGGACGCGAACCTTCCCGGTGGGGACGTCAGGCCGTATAACAGGGTGGAAGGAGCTCCTCTTTTCTATTGGAGAGGCGTGGAGACCATAAGCTCGAAATTAAAGGGTAATATACTCGAAGAACTCAAGATATCCGGACAGGTTTTCGAACACGGACAGGACAAGGATGTCATGTATCTTATGGACCATGGCTTCGTGTCGGTCCCACAGGGGATACTGGAGGCTACGAATGCCGGAGAGATAAGTACATTGCACGAGACGTTCTTCGTGAATGATACTCTTCCGGGTAGCGTACAGTCAACGTCCACGGGCGCGGGGCATTTCCAGGGGAACAAGCTGGACATAAAATACGTTACGGAGGGCCATGGGGTGCAGGTCAATGTCAGATACGCCTCCGACGGACGCGTAGAGGATGTCGTCCTGCAGGAAATAAAACAGGGAGATTGGACATTGGCCCTTCCGGGGTATGTGGACTATGTGATAAACCTTGGTGGCTTGAGGTTCAACGATATTTCCGTAGTGTTATCGGATGAGGACGCGATCAAGTTCAACGATAAATACGACGGAACGTCGCTCGATGCCATGGAAAAGGTCGTAAAAGAGCATGCTAAAACAGCTCCTTTCACGGGTCTTATCCCTGACTCGGTAGTGGCCAGTGGCCCCAGACTGCTCAGGACATATGGCGGGGAAATGAATGTAAGGTGGGTGGAGCGGGATCCGGATATTTTCGGTGGATATACGCTTTTAAGTTTTTATAAAGGTCTTATCAGCTTGGATACTTTATACAGCAAGATAGAACGGTTATCCTCGGACCATACAGAGGGGGAGACCTCTGTGGCCTCAATGGGGTTGGAGATATCCGGGGATGAGTTGACTTTCCTCAGCGGACTTATATCCGATGCGGGAGACCAGGCCTATACCGCTTCCCCGGACAAAGGCATGGAAACGTTCGTAGAGGATAACGTAGGGTTCCTGAGCCATATCTTCAGGCCCGGGGAGAACGGTTATAAACTTATAAGGGTGCCGAAACAGCAGCTGGATACCAGCATGAACAAGAAAGAGGTAATAGAGTTCCTCAATAATATACAGGCTCTTTCAGGAGGACGCGCTTTCGTGGAGCTTTACAATACCGATAATATAACTGAGGTTTCCAGAGAAGAGTACGGTGACCTGGAATATAAGGAGCTTCCTGATGAGCTCACGAACGTGAACGGCAACAGGACGCGCGCCAACACGGTCACGATCTTCCCCGTGTTCAAGGGCGAAACATTGTCGACCAGTGGGCACAGGGACAGGAACTGGCACATAGGGAACATGTCGCCGGAGGATACCATACTTTCACCCATAGGCGCTAATTACGACGAGACCGGTGTGATCAGGAGCGTTATGCTCGGGCTCCGGCTTTCCGAGATCGCCTCTAATGATAATTATAAAAGTGAGGACAGCGAATTCCTGTCATATACCCTGGCTCAGTATGTTGACCTGTGTATATCCCAGGGACAGGATGTCTCTAAGATAAGCCTGACCAAGAAAGACCTTATCGAGATGGCTACATCCGCGGAGATACGGGTCATCGTGATGTCGCTTAACAGGCTCATACAGTCGCTACCCATAGTTCCGTTCGATGTCCAGGAGCTGAAGGCGATATACGACCGTACCAACGAGATACTGATACGCGCGTAA
- a CDS encoding S1C family serine protease yields the protein MQNRSAQIIIRLFLAALIFGVMTKSSYPLGMSSIIDTIQRSLDAIVFVKAENAIVGDSADGQGVKLARFERKGAGIIASPAGLIITNAHIVNNASRVLVAVRTSSVYNARVLWVSQDKDIAFIKIDTPGPLPVMTLSDSDATRLGDKVYTVGSSALFSGTIQQGLITGIGARTAPDNGSGKHISILQTDLSLHRGDSGGPLIDSNGNILGLLFAGRTDISGKSYAIPSNIIMKEFEKLLASQK from the coding sequence ATGCAGAACCGTTCCGCACAGATAATTATCCGGCTTTTCCTGGCCGCGCTCATCTTCGGCGTTATGACGAAAAGTTCTTATCCACTGGGAATGAGCTCGATAATAGACACCATACAAAGATCGCTAGACGCCATTGTGTTCGTAAAAGCAGAGAATGCCATAGTCGGCGATAGCGCCGATGGTCAAGGCGTGAAACTGGCGAGATTCGAGAGAAAAGGCGCCGGCATCATAGCCAGTCCTGCCGGGCTCATAATAACCAACGCCCACATCGTCAATAACGCCTCGCGTGTTCTCGTCGCGGTAAGGACCTCCTCTGTATACAACGCCAGGGTCTTGTGGGTCTCTCAGGACAAGGACATAGCGTTCATAAAAATAGACACACCCGGTCCTCTTCCGGTAATGACACTTTCGGATTCGGACGCGACCAGGCTCGGGGACAAGGTCTATACCGTTGGTAGTTCCGCGCTGTTCAGCGGCACCATCCAACAGGGACTTATAACCGGGATAGGCGCGAGGACTGCACCGGATAATGGTAGCGGTAAACACATAAGCATCCTACAAACAGACCTTTCCCTGCACAGGGGCGACAGCGGCGGACCATTGATCGATAGCAATGGCAATATCCTGGGCCTGTTATTCGCTGGCAGGACGGATATCTCCGGCAAGAGCTATGCCATACCGTCCAATATCATAATGAAAGAGTTCGAAAAACTTCTGGCGTCACAAAAATAG